AAATTATTTGACAACAAAGTACTGTGAAACAGCTTAGTAACTAAGCGACATAGTAAAGTAGAAAAGGCCTCACTATGTACTGCTTCAACCAGGGTATAACTTGATCAGGGTCAATAGTTGGATTGAGATATTTCCCACCCTGTGCGATCACAAAAAGGAGGGGCACATCGTTCTCTTTGAGCCCAAAGTACTGAAAGCATTTCCATGGAAGCTTGTTAGGCATCTAAAGGTAAATTTATGACAAACAGTGCTCAGAGAAACTACAAATAACAACCTGGAAGGCACGGTCAGCGGCTTCAACATCACCAATTAGAAAACTTATGTTATTTGCACTGAATTTCTTAGCTGCATCTTGAATCTGACTCTTGAAGGCCTCGATTCTGTTGTCACTGAAGTTCAAGAAGAGCATCGCCTGTACAACAATATTTCAAATTATGGTACTTCATGCTTTCATCAAGTTTGAAAAATAGGTGTGCAGTCATATCAGGTGAAATGCCAGTCCAATGTGAATAACATCCCATTACTAATGCAGAGGTAAAGGAATGACCAATACTTCCCTCTTCCACTCAAATTCTGAAAGCATAAATAGAACGTAATCACGGTTGTGTCAACTCACTTTGGCACTAGGAGTGCTGTAGTATCTCTCAAGAAACTTATGGTTGGTTGGATCAGCATCGAATGTAACTACAGTAGGGAAACCAGACACCTCAATGAATTTTTCAAGAGCATCCTTATCAAAATCCTGGCAAAGATCAAGACTGGTGTTATATTGCTAGTGTGTTACTCAGGCTCGAATATATCACATGAAAAAGGAATATACCTGAGAATCAACAAAGAGCTCGTCAAATGGTTTAAAGAGACGAATAACAGGGCCCTTGATGGCCTGATCACCACGCGGCAGAATACCAGCGTCTGACGTGTGAAAGAAATCATAATCTGACCGCTTCTTCTCTGCCACGGCCATAAAATTATCATAATCCACACCGGCAAACTTGGGGAAAACTCCTACCTGCAACAAAATGTTCACATGCATGCATCGCATTCACATCCACCATTCTCAAGGTATTCAAGAAACAATGGACATTCATAACAGTGGGAAAACCTACAAGAACCACCCCCTTGTCACCAATGGCGTGAGCGGCCTCCTCCGCCGATCTGAGCTCGATGGAAGCCGGGCCGACCTGCTTCTTGAGGTACTCCACGATGCCACCTGCATCCCTCGGACCACCATAACCACGCACGTTGTTCCCTTCGTTCTCTATGATCTTGATGGTGGGGTATGCGTGGACCTGGTACTTGTCCTTGATCTCCTTGTTCCTTTCGTCGTACGCGTCCACCTTCGCAAGCACCACTGGCGGGCCGTGCTTCCTCAGAACAGCGGCTGCCTTCTCGTACTGCTCATGGACATGACAAAAACAAATTAAAACGCACATCTGTCTGCGTTGCATCGTCGAGGGCAGGACTGGCAGTCTAGCTCAGTGGCACGTCTGTAGGGAGCAGTGGGTTATTACCTCTGGAGCGAGTTGGTTGCAGTGGCCACACCTGCGGGTAGTTGACACTTGCCAGTTAGCCACTGTGCGGGAGTTGGGACAGATGGCAACTGTGGGAATGAGTGAGCTGTCCTTACCACGGCGCGTAGAACTCGACGACGATGAAATGGTGCTTGGCCACCACCTCCGAGAAGTTGCCGGCATCAAGCGTCAGGACTGCCTCTCCCAGCTCCACGGCAGCCTCTGGCTCGGCAAAGGAGGGTCCGGAGAGGAGGAAACTGCTGGCGAGAAGGAGGGTAAACGGGAGCACAAGGGAGACGGTCATCGCTTAAGCTGCAACTAAAAGTGCCTGGCAGAGGGTAGAACCTGAGTTAATATACCTGAAGGGGCCAAGGCGTGTTCCACTTGCAGGGATCTCGAGGAAGTCAATGGGAATTTTGTTTGCTCACTTCTCTGTGACTCCATGTTTCTGAACTTTGCTTCCAAAAGACATTAGTGAGACTTTTTCATTCACCTCCTTTTTTTTCGTGTGTTCTTGTAAACTTTCAGGTAAATGCTACTAATATTGACATTACAAAAAGCTTTGTGTGCAAGTGGCATTTCAACTTTCTGAGTCCACAGAAGCAACCAATGAGGCTACGGCCAACAGACCATCAACAATATAATATCAAGTTGTCAACACCGACTTCAGAAGCCATCTGACTTTCAATTCTAGCCACAGGCTTCAGAGCAGTAATTAGTCAAGCAATTAGCAATTTCAGCATCTGTACTCATCCTGCTCATCTCCATCTGAATGATTCTTAAGGTATCATGTATCTCATTCCTGCACAGATGTCGATTATCTCGTGCCAGAAACACATTCATTTTCCTGCCTATCTCAATCCAACTACAACCAGGCTGCTTACTGACACCCCTGTCCTTCATGGATCTCCTCACTCTAAATACCTCTGTCCATTTCCCCATCTCAGCATACATATTGGAGAGAAGAACATAGGGTCCAGAGTTCTCAGGATCAATCTCAAACAATTTTCCAGCAGCCCATTCCCCCAACTCAACGTTCTTATGCAGTCTGCAAGCACCTAGCAGTGAAGCCAAGAGCACAGAGTCAGGTTCCATTGGCATGTTCTTTATGAGCTCCTCGACTTCTTTGAGATGACCGGCACGACCAAGCAAGTCAATCATGCATGTGTAGTGATCTCGGGATGGAGTAATCCCATGATCCTCAGTCATGGACTGAAAGTATCTCCTGCCCTCCTCAACTAATCCAGAATGGCCACAGGCTGACAAAACCCCAATCATCGTGACAGAGTCCGGGCTCTCTTTGCTGCACAGCATTCTCTCAAAAAGTTGCAATGCATCTCTTGCACGGCCATTCTGTGCATAACCAACAATCATCGCATTCCAGGACACATTATCTCTTGCAGCCATTCTCTCGAAAACTTTTGCACCATCGTCGATGGAGCCTGTCTTCAGGTACATGTCTACAAGGGAGTTCCCAACAAACACATCAGACTCTGGCCCAAAGTCGAAGCGGAAACCTTCCTTGAGGACATGAGCATGAGCTTGCTGACCAAGCTGAAGATCAGCAATATTCCCACACGCATTGAGAACATTTCCATAAGTATAATGTGTTGGCCAAACTGACTCCCTTTTCAGCCTGACGAAGAGCCTAAGCGCTTCCTCCTCCTCACCATTCTGTGCATACGCTGCAATTAGCACGTTCCAAGCAATGACATTCTTCTCAACCATCTGCGAGAATACTACCTGAGCACCTTCCACATTTGCAGACTTTGCATACCCTGTGAGCATGGATGTTTCAGACACGACACTCCTGGAAGCCATGGAATCAAAGACAGTCCTTGCTTCGCATGTCCTGCCACACTTTGCATACATGTCCACCAGAGCATTGTTCAACACCATATCCTCCCTAAACCTATTGCACTTGACCACACGGGCATGGACCTGACGTCCTTCCCTCTCTGCGGCGAGGCCTGCACATGCGCTCACAACGCTCGCGAGCGTCACCTCATCAGGAATGAAACCCGCACCCATCATCTCGACAAACACAACGAGAGCCTCGCCCACGGGACCGTTCTGCTCGTAGCAAGAGATCAAGCTGTTCCAGGAAACAACGTTCCGCTCTGGCATTGCGTCGAACACCCTGCGCGCATCCTCCGGGCGCTCGCACTTCGCGTACATGTCCACGAGCGCGCTCCCGATGCGCACGTCCTCCGCGTGCGGCGACTTGGCGACGAGCCCGTGCACCTGCTCCCCGGTCCGCGGGTCCTTCTCCGCGGCGCAGGCGCACAGCGCGCTGGCGAAGGAGTAGGCGTTGAGCACGAAGTCGTCGGCGTGCATGGTGGCCAGGAACCAGAGCGCGTCCCCAGCATGCCCGCGCCCGTGCCGCGCGAGCGCCGCGACGACGGCATTGTAGGAGCACTGGTCAGGGTCCGGGATAGCATCGAACACCGCGCGCACTTCGTCCGGACGGCCTAGGCGCGCGTACGCCGAGAGGAGCGCATTATAGGAGAAGGTGTTCGGGAGCGGTATCCCGTCGAACACCCTGCGGGCGTCGCGGAGGCGGCCGAGCCGCGCGTACGCGGAGACGAGCGTGTTGAGCAGGAACGTCTCGCCGACGAATGGAGATTTGAGGACGCGCGCGTgcggggctcgggcggcggggaggcTCGGCGCGGAGCGGAGGAGGTCGGCCAGTGGCGCGGACGCGCGGAGGTGCGCGACGAGCTCGTGGCCGCCGTGGAGATGTCGCGCCATGCCACCAAGAGGCGCGCGGTGAAGTCGTAAGACGCTAAGACCCGCGTATGGACGGAGATCAGGTGTCCAAGACGAAATGAACGGCCAGGATTAGTTGCGATCTTGAGAGCTAAAGGCGCGAAAGAAGCAGAGCGGCTGGAGAACCTTGTCACATCTTGCGTTAGAACACTACTCAAAAGAATATTCAGTTTCCAAATGCGCTTATGAAAGCATCACAGATTCACGCTGCATTTTCAGACAATTGCAGAATGGATTGAACAGAGAATGTTCCTTGCCGTAAACCATTCTATTAATCTCATCATCCATGTTAACATTACTGTATTTGGGGGTTTCAGATAAATCTTGCATAGCATATTACAATCCTTTCCGCTTTATGCAGAGATTCAGCGTTCGGAACAGCAGTTACTCTTTCTATAGAGGGAGCAAAGATATTTACAGTTGACATGCAGGGCACCAGATACAAGGTGCCAACTgtacttttttaaaaaaaaaaagctaCGCATAAGCATAGACCAACAGTAAGGCGTCAGACAACTGCCTCGGCATCTTCCTACCTCTGAAGGACTGCCATTTGCTCTCCGAGAGTTCTCATTGTAGAGCAAGCTTCAACTCGAGGGCGGTAGTCTTACTTAAGTCGAGGTGCAGATGAGTTGCTGAATGTGAAGCCTGGAATTGGGAAATTCAGTGCTATGTGATTTCACACTTGTTAACTACATTGTGACCCGACTCGAACCCACAGGACAGCAGAGGAAGATTTGGAGCCTCGATAGGCATCAATTATCAGTCAATCAGAATATGAGCTCAGCATTCAGCTTGAATGCCTTCCTTAGCAGGGTATCCTCAACGGTGATCCTAGCAGCTTAAAGGCAGCTAAAGGGTCATATTCAAGTATATGACTTCTAATAGATTGCCAATTTAGCTTCTCAGCGACTCAGCCACAGAAAAATCAGTCTCATGGCTCACAGTTTGAATTTTGATCCTCACCAATTTTGTCCGCCTAGGAGAATGGCATGGACTCATCAACATCATCACTGTCACTGCACTCATAGTCAGGAGCAGACTCCACAAATCTAACTGGAGTCAGGGGATTGCTTTCGTTGATGCGCTGAGCAGCCCTCTCCCCTAATTTTCTGTTCCTGTATTCCCTGCAGCAGTCGAAGATCCTGAGCCACATAGCAGTTGTTGGTTCGAAGGGCATATGATCCACGAAATCCTCTAGCTCAACCATGTATCCATGCTTCCCCAACAGTTCGATCATGCACTCATAGTGCTCCATGCGAGGGATGATGCTATACTCATCAGTCATCAGAGTGAAATAACTCCTCCCCATTCCAACATGCCCCTCACAGATACATGAAACCAGAGCACCAAGGAAAGTGACAGAGTCAGGCCTAATCCCCTTCTTCCGCATTTCATCAAACAATTCAAGCCCATAGTCACCTTTACTATTGTAAGCACATCCAAAGATCATAGAATTCCACAGGATAACGTCCTGAGATAATCCCGACTCAAAGACCCTGGTGGAGTAATCAAACAGCCTACACTTGGAATACATATCAACCAGTGCACTTCGCAGTATATCATCAATCTCATACCCGTTTCTGATAATGTATGCATGAATCTGCTTCCCATGCTTAAGCAGAAATATGTTTGCACAGGCTGCAAGCGCAGAGCTGAACGTGGACTGGCTAGGTATTGCCTCGGATTGCATCTCACGTAAAGCATGCAGAGCTGCTTCACTCATGGAGTGACGTTCGTAACCTGAGATCAGTGAGTTCCAGGAGTATCGGTCTCTCTGTGACCCCATGTCAAATAGAAGAAGCTGTTCTGCACTCCTCAAGCATCCACATTTGGAATACATCCTCACAAGTGCATTCATCAAAAACGGATAACTGAACAAACCACACTTGAAAGCGAACGCGTGGAGCTCCTCACCTTTCCCGAGGTCAAGAAGGCCTGTACAGGCATTGAGCACAGATCCAAGTGTAACAGCATCAAGCTCTTTTGTCTCCTGCCTCATCTGCTGGAACAAATCTAAAGCACCAGTCAGATCCATGGACCTGACATGGCCGGTCAACATTGCATTCCAGGATACCAAATTGTGTTCTTCCATGCTATCAAACACCCGCTTTGCATCAGCAATCCTCCCACAAGCAGCCAATCCTGACACAATTGAAGTGGACATCACCACGTCCTTCATTGGTGCCAGGTTGAAGAGCCTTTGCGCTGCATCAACGTCGCCACACTTTGCGTACATGTCTACGACTGAGCTGCGCACATGTACGTGGTGCTCATACCCATGTCGGAGCACAAAGTTATGTATGCACCTCCCTTCTCTAAGTGCACAGTTATCCCGGCAAGCAAGCATTGCATGTGTGACAGTATAAACCAGTGGCCTAACTCCAGCCCGTACCATCCTGAAGAACATCTGAACTGCCATGTCGCCCATCCCAGCGAGAAGATATCTCCTTATTATTACATTCCATGAAATGTCATTAGGTTGCAGTATGCCATCAAATGCCCGCTTTGCATCAGCAAGCACGAGGCACTTTCCGTACACATCAACTAGTGCCGTGCCTAGAATCACGTTGGACTGAAAGTCCCTCTTCGCGATATGACCGTGGAGCTGCTGTGCACCACGCAGGTCAAGGCACTCAGCACAACAGGCAAGCACTGATGCCAGTGTGACGTCCTTGGGGCGAATGCCAACAGAGCTCATGTGGGCGAAGAGGGATAACGCCTCTGCCGGGTTCCCGGCGCGGGACGCGGCGGAGATGATGGCGTTCCAAGAACCGCCGTCCCGGCGCGGCATTGCGTCGAACAGCTCCCGCGCGTCGGCGAGGCTGCCGCAGGCAGCGAGCGACTCGATGGCGCGGTTGAAGAGGAAGGTTGGAATGGATGAGCGCGAGGTGGAAGGGACAGATGACGAAGAGGAGGCCAGGTGGGAGGCgacgcggcgggcggcagcgagGGAGCGGCGGGAGGTGGCCAGGCTGAGGAGCGAGGTGTAAAGCGAGGCCGGGAGCAAGGAGGAGCTAAAGCACGCCGGGAGGGCGTCGATGGCAGCGAAAAGGTGCCCGGCGGCAACGTGGTTGGAGATCGCGGACACGGTTgaggcggccgcggcggaggcggccgccATGGTGgcgggaaggggaaggaggagaggggttGGTCTACGCGGATTGGGGGCCTAAATTGAGCTTGTAGGTTTTAACCAGAATTTAGGCCCACAAGCTATTTTCAGTTTTTTTTGCACTAAAAGAAACTATTTTCGTTGTTGTTATTGCTTTGGGTAGTTCTGCGAAAAGAAAATGCTTGAAGAGAAAATCATTTAGGATCAAACAACATTATTTAGGATCAAAGGTACCAAGTTCTAAAATAGTTTTTTTTCCTTCACAAATACTCTCTCCACTCCAAATGTAAGAATTTAATTTCATCCTAAGTTAAATTATTTAATTTGATCATTTATAGAAAAATACACCATCATATAGCCTCATTACATCATAAAATGTGTATTGATAATGTATTTATTCGGTGTTATAGATATATTATAATTTTTGATAAATTTAGTTGATGCTGAagaagtttgacttaggatgAATTTATAacatcttggtacattttagaATGGAGGGATCGCGTTTGGTCTAGTTCCTCTCTTCAGCTCTTCGCCGGCATTAAATTATAATACCTTCTTGACATGCCTCGTGGCCAGTAAGGAAACCGTCCGAACTCCCTTTGCCAAGTGCACAACATTGTATTTGAGGCAATACCAGCTTGCATTGGCTTCACACTACTCCATACCACCCTTGTAGGTAGTCGCCTCCGGCTATTTACGTTAGCCGACACTTGTCGGATTCCGTGTTTGTGTCAAATGGTCATGTTTATACAGAGAAACAAGGCTTGACAAGTTGACACACATGGCACCAGTGTCAAATAAAACACCGCTAGCTAGAACGTCATCAACAGTACATGATAAAAAAAAAGCACCCTACCCTAGTACCCTACTACATTACATAATCGAACCTTAAATTTTCCACAGCAATCTTGATTGGCTGACCGGTAAGTAGCAGCTAGCAAGATCGACCGAATACAAATGTGCCACATTGCCGGTCCGGCCCGGCCCCTACCTGGCCCGTCAATCGAGTCGTTGGATGTACCTGTGGGAGATATCGTTTCCTCTACTGTCCGAGCACATCTTTCCCGGTGCCTATCTGTCGGCAAGGCAGTGATGACTGATCTCTTCTCTGGACCCTTCAGCCGATGCTTGGACCAAGCAGGCGCTGGCACGCAGCACAATGTTCAACCGTGACGTCCCAGCTGGTTCCGTCGGTGATGATCTGCGCATGGAATTTTTTCTCTGTCAAAGCGAGGGGAAGAGACGAGAAAAGCAGCGACATTTGTTTGTACAGTCGAtgtgagaaagaaagaaagaaagaaagaaagaaagaaacatgTAAGAAGAAGGATCAATCATTTGAGGGTGCAGTAACTAAACAGCATGCCGTCAACCTTGCCACAGAGTAACAGAACGCTAAAGCAATAACAGTAAGGCTACCCGTTTGGCCACAGGATAGCAAGAGAGAAGGGCCGAAACAGACAAGCTCAGCATGGCAGTGCTACCAAGGCCAAGTAGGCCGTATTGTCTCTTCTTTGATATAGAAGAAGGCCGCCATACCATACTTGGTGCTTGCACCAGCAGGGAAGGGATAGCCCAACATGAGCTCCCCATGAAGGGGCCCAGCATCTCAATGCAAAGCTGAATTAGTCGCCAAGATAGATGGGAATATAACCAGATTGTGAAATCTTAGTCAGTTGCATATGATTTGTGTAGTCACTAGTCAGCACACATGTTTGTGTGTGTTTGGAGTGCTAAAACTTAGCAGGAAAGAACAGCTCCATTCCTACAGGGATAGGGAAAATCCTAATATTGCTCCAGACAGGGATGAAGTTGGTATTAAGTGGTTTAAATCTAGCAATCATTAAGGTAGTACTAACAGGATCAGCATGTATGCTTTTCATGTTAGTGCACAGACTCAAAGAAAGATGACACATGCCGACTTGCCGAACTGAAACAAAAGAAGTCATAGTGCCACTGAAGAGCTTGCATAGCTGGTGGCCCCTTGATCGATCATCTTTGTGGCACGGGGATGCAGAGGCAGAGTGTGCCACTGAAGAGCTTGCATTGCTGGTGGCCCCTTGATCGATCATCTTTGTGGCACGGGGATGCAGAGGCAGAGCTACGTCATCAGCACGTCACCCGGGCAGCGGGACCCATGGAAGCCCCCTATGTATGACGCGTGGGACCCACTCACAGGGCGTTAGGTAGCCCACGTGTACCCCTGCTGCTGCCACCAGCAGCGCCACCGCTGCCCCAGCCAGTATCAAGTGGACCTCGCCTAATCCTGCATGTCCTGCCGTAAAGAGACACGGCATGCATAAAACGCCATCCCTAAAGAGAAGGGGCTGAAAAGCAGAAGAGAGGGCATCAGTGTGCATGGGCTCGGGCACCATGAACTGACTAAATGATTCTCTGtgacctttcttcttcctttacACAAGGACAGCAGAAACAGAGTTGTTGGTATACTTACTGGAAGATTCTGACGATCAGGAGGAAGGGTTATCCTTGTAAGCTGCACCTGCACCAAGATCAGCAGCATCTTACCAACTGTTAGGGAGCACACAGTGGTTAGCATATCATTGAAGGGAGGTTAGCAACTCACAAACAACATTGACACGGGTGCTCGCTATCTGTGGGTAGCCTTTTCCTGCCAAAAATGTTGTCCTTTACCAATTGGTCCGCCGCTTACTTAGCAAGGCGGTATGTACCGAAAGATTCAACATCTCAGTGTCGCCGTCTTAAATCGCTGTCTAGTGGTAAATTTCTGCCAAACCCTGTTCCTGTCCCTCTTGCAAACTGACCATGGAGGGTAACTTGAAATGATGATTGACAAGCCTCTTTTTGACGAAGCAGTTTGCCGAAATGGATATAGAATGGATGGGTGAAAGGGGGCACATGGAACCTGAGTGGCTTCATTTCCAAGTGATGCTCCCTCTGTACTTTCCCACAACTCCACTGAAGTCTCCGCAACTTTTTGGTGGAAATGCGCGGCAATTGATAGTAGCAATGGTCAAGAGGCATGGCAGTGACGCCTGCATGACATGAGGAGGAAGGCAGCCATCACAGACGGATTCATGTGGTAGCAGCACTAAGAAGATCCACTATAGGGGCGGCAGGACACCTGCATGGTCCATCTGTGCTGCAAATTTTACAAAGCAGTTGATGATGATAAGTCCACAGTCCAATTTGCCTTCGACATTACTTTCTTACATTCACATCTATATGACAGCACCCTAAGCTTCACGAAGAAATCAAGCTGTCAAAATCTAGTGAAAGACATCAGCAGGTCATGCTGCATATGAAGTGACAAGAAGTTGAACCTAGAGTATACTTTTCATATGACTGCAGCATGATACAGAGTATAGTTCATGTACCAATCAACTCCGATGGTACAGTACCCAAACCTCAACCTCAAGTCGATTGCGTAGTTACGTAGTGACGTTCTTATACCGACTAGTTATCTTCAAGTGTTAAACCTATTGTTTAAAAAAATGTTAAACCTATTGAGGAAGAATATATACTCCTTagttttcaaaaaaaagaaTATATACTCCTTTTATTCATAAAAAAGACTTAACTAAATTATTTCAAATAAACTATTAAAAACCCAGAATATGGGACATAATTTATTGCCAAAGAAAAATGGTAAAGATGCACGCCAGACTATTTTATTTCTTTAAGTCAGTAATGTTCATACCGTATTGCACTTGCAGCACTTTCGCCTGCCCAGAAGTTGACTGTTCAGGAATCACATAGGTATCATGGCAGCGCTAAAACAAATCTCAAGTTACTGTTTGCTGTATGATTGGTTGATATATCCACATCATGTCCAACACACATCAACTGTAAGCAAGTCAGAGCTCTTGTCTAATCAACATTAGGATTTAACCACAATATCATAATTTTTCTCATATAACTTGCACGCGCAAATGAAACATGCCGAGTGCTGATTCTATCATCTCTGTCTAGCTTTTCATTCACATCTCCTGATTTCAGATATGGACGAGGATAAGAAGAAAAACCAATCACCTGATATTGCGTTCCATCGCAGTTTCCTTGGGCAGGCATGATGTTTTGAAGTGTACCTAAAGTAGAACATAAGCAATGTCGTATTACAATCCAAGAGTCTGGACATGAAAATACAAATGTTTTATGCCCCCAACGCTAATATGGTATCAAAGAGGAGTCAACGATAATGCACTCTGGAGGGCCTATTGTGATTAGTTGCTCCCAAAACAGCATCATTGCTGAACAGGAACAGTTTCTCGTCTAATCACCTCTCGCTAATAAAATATGTGGACCATGATGAAgcaccatgcatgcatgcatgcattcaATGATGGCCTTCATAGTTGCCATCGATCCTCGATAGCAAATTTTTTGTGATGTACTCACCGAGCATCAAGGCAAGATATACACCTCTGTTCAAATCCAACAGCAGTCTTTCGTCTTTGCAGAGCATGATTAGTTTCCTCCATTAAAAAAAATGGAGAGGACAAGAAAGCAGGACACTTCAGTTGACAGGCTTCTGAAAGCACCAGGCTGCAGCCGCCTCAAAACCTTTCGACGCTCCTTGAGATGCAcgtctctccctctctcccaaATACATACACGCATACAGCGCCTATAAGTACCACTAAGACATCACATTAAGCAAGCACTCCTTCCTCCGTCTCCCTCATAGTAGCTTTCCACCTGCTTCTAGCCTATCTACTTCCGGCTTGCACCTCAGACCTCACCTCGCCATGGGTGGAGCTTCTGACCTTCCTCCAGGGTTCCACTTCTTCCCGTCGGATGAAGAGCTCGTCGTCCACTTCCTCCGCCACAAAGCCTCCCTGCTTCCATGCCAGCCAGACATCGTCCCAACAATACT
The sequence above is drawn from the Panicum hallii strain FIL2 chromosome 7, PHallii_v3.1, whole genome shotgun sequence genome and encodes:
- the LOC112899144 gene encoding pentatricopeptide repeat-containing protein At3g26540 → MAAASAAAASTVSAISNHVAAGHLFAAIDALPACFSSSLLPASLYTSLLSLATSRRSLAAARRVASHLASSSSSVPSTSRSSIPTFLFNRAIESLAACGSLADARELFDAMPRRDGGSWNAIISAASRAGNPAEALSLFAHMSSVGIRPKDVTLASVLACCAECLDLRGAQQLHGHIAKRDFQSNVILGTALVDVYGKCLVLADAKRAFDGILQPNDISWNVIIRRYLLAGMGDMAVQMFFRMVRAGVRPLVYTVTHAMLACRDNCALREGRCIHNFVLRHGYEHHVHVRSSVVDMYAKCGDVDAAQRLFNLAPMKDVVMSTSIVSGLAACGRIADAKRVFDSMEEHNLVSWNAMLTGHVRSMDLTGALDLFQQMRQETKELDAVTLGSVLNACTGLLDLGKGEELHAFAFKCGLFSYPFLMNALVRMYSKCGCLRSAEQLLLFDMGSQRDRYSWNSLISGYERHSMSEAALHALREMQSEAIPSQSTFSSALAACANIFLLKHGKQIHAYIIRNGYEIDDILRSALVDMYSKCRLFDYSTRVFESGLSQDVILWNSMIFGCAYNSKGDYGLELFDEMRKKGIRPDSVTFLGALVSCICEGHVGMGRSYFTLMTDEYSIIPRMEHYECMIELLGKHGYMVELEDFVDHMPFEPTTAMWLRIFDCCREYRNRKLGERAAQRINESNPLTPVRFVESAPDYECSDSDDVDESMPFS
- the LOC112899145 gene encoding pentatricopeptide repeat-containing protein At2g13600, whose amino-acid sequence is MARHLHGGHELVAHLRASAPLADLLRSAPSLPAARAPHARVLKSPFVGETFLLNTLVSAYARLGRLRDARRVFDGIPLPNTFSYNALLSAYARLGRPDEVRAVFDAIPDPDQCSYNAVVAALARHGRGHAGDALWFLATMHADDFVLNAYSFASALCACAAEKDPRTGEQVHGLVAKSPHAEDVRIGSALVDMYAKCERPEDARRVFDAMPERNVVSWNSLISCYEQNGPVGEALVVFVEMMGAGFIPDEVTLASVVSACAGLAAEREGRQVHARVVKCNRFREDMVLNNALVDMYAKCGRTCEARTVFDSMASRSVVSETSMLTGYAKSANVEGAQVVFSQMVEKNVIAWNVLIAAYAQNGEEEEALRLFVRLKRESVWPTHYTYGNVLNACGNIADLQLGQQAHAHVLKEGFRFDFGPESDVFVGNSLVDMYLKTGSIDDGAKVFERMAARDNVSWNAMIVGYAQNGRARDALQLFERMLCSKESPDSVTMIGVLSACGHSGLVEEGRRYFQSMTEDHGITPSRDHYTCMIDLLGRAGHLKEVEELIKNMPMEPDSVLLASLLGACRLHKNVELGEWAAGKLFEIDPENSGPYVLLSNMYAEMGKWTEVFRVRRSMKDRGVSKQPGCSWIEIGRKMNVFLARDNRHLCRNEIHDTLRIIQMEMSRMSTDAEIANCLTNYCSEACG
- the LOC112899146 gene encoding protein disulfide isomerase-like 1-2, translated to MTVSLVLPFTLLLASSFLLSGPSFAEPEAAVELGEAVLTLDAGNFSEVVAKHHFIVVEFYAPWCGHCNQLAPEYEKAAAVLRKHGPPVVLAKVDAYDERNKEIKDKYQVHAYPTIKIIENEGNNVRGYGGPRDAGGIVEYLKKQVGPASIELRSAEEAAHAIGDKGVVLVGVFPKFAGVDYDNFMAVAEKKRSDYDFFHTSDAGILPRGDQAIKGPVIRLFKPFDELFVDSQDFDKDALEKFIEVSGFPTVVTFDADPTNHKFLERYYSTPSAKAMLFLNFSDNRIEAFKSQIQDAAKKFSANNISFLIGDVEAADRAFQYFGLKENDVPLLFVIAQGGKYLNPTIDPDQVIPWLKQYIYGNLMPYVKSEPIPKVNDQPVKVVVADSIDDIVFNSGKNVLLEFYAPWCGHCRKLAPILEEVAVSMQDDEDVVIAKMDGTANDIPTDFAVEGYPTIYFYSTTGDLYSYNGGRTAEDIISFIKKHKGPEAGAAEEVTQTGAGAVQEDITPSSPSEDSELLKDEL